In Brevibacterium pigmentatum, the sequence CCGGGTTCGACGCCACCCAACCCCTGTCGGGAATGCGCTGCCTGTCGCGGGAGGCCTTCGACGCGGCCCTGCCGTTCGCCGCCGGATGGGGCGTCGAGGCGGCCATGACCATCGACGTCGTCAACGCCGGACTGCGCGTCGAAGAAGTCGAGTGCGACCTCCACCACCGCGTCACCGGTCGCGATCTGAAAGCGCAGCTGCACCGCGCCGCCCAGTACCGCGATGTCGCCCGCGCCATCCTCGTCCGCCGCCTCCGCGCGAAGCGGAATGGCGATAACCACAAGGAGACCGGCAAGTGAGCCTCAACCGTTTCGCGTATCTCGGCCCCGAGGCCACCTTCACCGAGGCGGCCCTGCTCAGCTTCCTCGACTCCCGGAACCTGCGTGCCGACGCCTCGACGCACCCGATGCGCAATGCACCCTCGGCACTCGATTCGGTGCTCGAGGGCGACTGCGATGCCGCGGTCGTGCCGATCGAGAACTCCCTCGAAGGCGGAGTACCGGCCACGATCGATGCGCTGACGGAGAACGGACGCCTGCAGATCATCGCCGAGGTGGTCGTGCCCGTCCGCTTCGTCCTCGCCGTCAAGCCCGGCACCACCAAGGAGGAGATCTCCTCCTTCGGCTCCCACCCGCACGGCGAGGCACAGGTGCGCGCGTTCATGAACGAGCACTTCCCCGAAGCCGTCTACCTGCCGACGTCCTCAACTGCCGCGGCCGCCAGGGATCTGGCCAATGACGCCGGCGACCATATGGCCGCGGTCTGCCCGGCTCTGGCCGCGCAGCGGTATGGACTCGAAGTCGTCGCCGAGGACATCGGCGACCGCAAGGACGCAGTCACCCGATTCGTCGTGGTCACCCGCCCAGGTCCTCTGCCGACTCCAACAGGGGCCGATAAGACGACCATCGTGGCGGCGCTGCGCTCGGACCGTGCTGGTTCGCTGCTCGAACTGCTCGAACAGTTCTCCAGCCGCGGGATCAATATGTCCCGCATCGAATCCCGTCCGACCGGTGACGGACTGGGCCTCTACCAGTTCTCCATCGACCTGCTCGGACACATCCATGAGGCACGCATGGCCGAGGCCCTGCAGGGCGTTCACCGGGCGGCTCTCACACTGCACTTCCTCGGCAGCTACCCGAGCTCCGACGGAGCCGTGGTGCCGATCGACCCGACGACGACGGACGAGTCCTTCGCCGCGGCCGCCGACTGGCTGGAGTCGACCCTGGGCGCCTGAACGTGTGGTGCGGTGCCCCGTCCCGGCTCGTTGCTGAACGCGGCGCCTGATCGTCCCCTACTCGCCGCCGAATCTGCAATACTGAAGCCTACTGGTAGGTAAGTGTGCGCAGATTGCCAGAAACTGGTCTGTTTCTGGCAATCTGCGCACACTTAAGTCGGTTCACCCGCCGACGAATGCGACAGAGGAGTCGACGATGAGTTCTTTTGGCAGCACGGACCCGTCCCCCACAGCCGATGACCGCGGCGGCAGCTCCGCGGTTGGAGATCTCTCCGCTCCGGGCCGCCCCTCCCCCGATGCGATCATCGTCGGAGCCGGGCTCGCCGGACTCGTCGCCGCCCACGAACTCACTCAGGCCGGCAAGCGCGTGCTCATCCTCGACCAGGAGAACCGCGCGAACCTCGGCGGGCAGGCCTTCTGGTCGCTCGGCGGGCTCTTCCTCATCGACTCCCCCGAACAGCGCCGACTGCGCATCCACGATTCGCTCGAGCTCGCCAAGGACGACTGGGCCACCTCGGCGGGCTTCGACCGAGACGAGGACCATTGGCCCAGGAAGTGGGCGGAGGCCTACCTCGAGTTCGCGGCCGGCGAGAAGCGCGAGTACCTGCGTGACCTCGGACTGAAGCTGACGCCGATCGTCGGCTGGGCCGAACGCGGCGGCTCCGGGGCCGGCGAGCACGGCAATTCCGTCCCCCGCTTCCACCTGACCTGGGGCACCGGCCCCGAGGTGGTCCGGGTCTTCCGCGAACCCGTCGAATCCGCGGAGGCCGCCGGACTCGTCGAGTTCGCCTTCGGGCACCGCGTCGACGAACTCATCACCGAGGGTGGTGCCGTCGTCGGGGTCCGCGGACGCACACTGGCCCTCAGCCACACGGCCCGCGGAGTCGAGTCGAACCGGGAGGAAGTCGCGGACTTCGACCTCCGCGCTCCCGCCGTCATCGTCACCACCGGCGGGATCGGACACAATTTCGAGCTGATGAGGAAATACTGGCCGACCGACCGCCTCGGCGAGTTCCCGGATACGATGCTCGCCGGAGTCCCCGCGCACGTGGACGGGCGGATGCTGCAGATCGCCGAGGATGCCGGAGCCAGCCTCATCAACCGGGACCGCATCTGGGCATATACGGAGGGCATCGAGAACTGGAATCCGATCTGGCCGGGGCACGGGATCCGCATCATTCCGGGACCATCGTCGCTGTGGTTCGACGCCGAGGGCAACCGCTTCCCGGCCCCGAACTACCCCGGTTTCGATACGAATCGGACGATGCGCACGATCCTGGACACCGGACACGACTATTCGTGGTTCGTGCTCAACGAGTCGATCATCCGCAAGGAATTCGCGCTCTCCGGTTCGGAGCAGAACCCGGACCTCACGGAGAAGGACATTCGGATCACGCTCGATCGGGTGCGCTCCTCCGATGCCCCGGGACCGATCGAGGCCTTCAAGAAGTACGGCTCCGACTTCGTCGTGGCCGAAACCACCGAGGAACTGGTCGCGGGAATGAACGAACGCTCCCGGGGACCGGTCATCGATCATGACCACATCGTGGAGCAGATCCGGCAGCGGGACCGGCAGACCGAGCACGGCTTCTCCAAAGATGCGCAGGTCCAAGCCATCCACAATGCGCGGTCCTATCTGGGCGATAAGATCGTGCGCGCGGTCAAGCCGCACAAGATCCTCGACCCCGCGCACGGACCGCTCATCGCGGTGCGGCTGAGCCTGCTCTCGCGCAAGACGCTCGGAGGGCTGGAGACGAACCTCGACGGGCAGGTCCTGGCGGGATCCGGCCCGGCTGCACTCGGCGGGCCCGGTGGCGGCGACAATGCAGGTGGTCCAGGCGCCGAAGACTCGAACACACCGATCCCCGGCCTCTATGCGGCCGGCGAGGTGACCGGTTTCGGCGGCGGCGGAATGCACGGCTACAACGCGCTCGAGGGCACCTTCCTCGGCGGGTGCATCTTCTCCGGCATGCGCGCCGGCCGCGCTGCTGCCAAGCAGGGCCGGGCCGCGGCGACGCAGGTGAGTCTTGAGGCGACGCCTGGACACCCGCAAACCGCATCCGCACCCAACGATGGAGAACACACATGACCACCACCGCGCAGGCAGACCTCACCATCCTTGTCACGGGCGGCACCTCGGGCATCGGCCGAGCCCTCGCCGAGGCGCTGGCGGCGAAGCGCTGCACGGTACTGACGACCAGCCGGAACCCCGACCGCCTCGCACCTGCCGAGCGGATCCCCGGTGTCCGGTATCTGCAACTCGATCTGGCCGACCCGGATGGTCCGGACGCCCTGGCAGAGGAACTCGAGGATCTCGGCCTGCTCGACGACATCGATGTGCTCATCAACAACGCCGGTGAGAGCCAGTCGGGTCCGTTCGAAGAGCTGCCGGCCGAGGCCATTGAGCGACTCTTCCGCACCAACGTGTTCGGACCCGTTCGGCTGAGCCAGCTCGTTCTGCCCGGTATGCGTGCGCGCCGCCGGGGGCGCATCATCATGGTCGGGTCGATGCTCGGCAGCTTTCCCTTGGCCCACCGCAGTTCGTATTCAGCGGCGAAGGCGGCTCTGCGCACTTTCGCCACGGCGGCACGGCAGGAGCTTTCACCCTTCGGTGTGTGGGTGAGCACCGTCGAACCGGGTTCGATCGCCACGGGAATCGGGCTGCGGCGGACGAAGTACCTCGAGGAGGGCTCACCCTATACGGACGACGTCACGACGATGCTCGAGCATCTCGATGCCAACGAACGCGGAGGCATTCCTGCTGAGAAGGTCGCCGCCACGATCGTCGATGCGATGGTCGCGCCGAGGCCGCGAGAGTTCTACGCCGTCGGCAGCAGGGCACCGCTGCCGTTTCTGCTCAAGCGCGCACTTCCGCGCGAACTCCTGTCGAAGATCGTCGCCGCCCAGCACGGTCTGAAGCGGTGAGCGCAGGCGGTCCGTTCCCAACCGCCCTACTGCAGGCGGGACGGGATGAGGTGTTGGGTGGTCGAGATGCCGAGCACCCGCTGCTGCCGGGACAGGTTGTACGTCCGATCCGACTGCAGGTATCTGACGAGGAAGAGCTTCGCTCGGTCCCCGCGCTTGAACACGCCCTTGATCTTGAGCCCCAGCTTCGCCGACACCAGCGCCTTGTCCTTCGCGACACCCTCGATGACGACCTGGTCATAGCCCATCCGAGCAAAGTGAGTGACCACAGCCTCTTTGAGCCGGTACGGAATCGGGTCACCGATGTTGAAGGGACCCGCCGCCGAAGGCACGTCGAGGCAGGCGAGCGCTGCCCGCACCACATTGCCGACATGCGTCAGGGTGATCTTCTGTCGTCCGCCGCCGGGCAGCCGCAGCACACCCTTCTTCGACATCCGCGACAGGAGCGGCATGAGCATCGTCTCCCCCGGACCGTAGACAGCCGCAGGACGCAGGATCGCAGCATCGGGACGGAGCCTCATGACGAGCTGCTCGGCGAGAGCATGGGTGCGAGAGTACGCGTCGGCGAAGTCGTTGGGATCCTTCGGCCCGGCCTCCTCCCACAACTCTGCGTGGGGTTCGGACTCGGAGTACACCGTCGTCGAGGACACATGGACGATGCGAGCCGTCGGGAAGGCGTCGAGGACATTGCGCGTGCCCGTCACCTTCACGTCATAGAGAGCGTCGTCATCGGCGCTGACGGAGGCGATTCCGGCACAGTGGAAGACCGCGGTCACATTCTTGGCCAACGAGGTCACCGAGGCGGACGCGGGTTCGGTGATGTCCCAGTGCTGGAAGTTCACCCCGGGGATCTCGGGATCTCGCCGGCACAGCGCGTAGACCGTTTCGTCCCTTTCGGCGAGTGCCCGTGCAATGGCACCACCGATGAAGCCGCTGGCTCCGGTCACTATCACCGCCACGACGTTCCCTTCCTCATCTTCACAACCGCCGCCTCAGCGACGGTGCTGCCACTGCGGCTCCCTCTTCGTCAGGAAGGCGTCGATCCCCTCCTGCGCATCGGCCGCGACGGCATTGTCCGCCATCACCTGCGACATCCGCGCATAGGCATCAGCCACAGGCAGTTCCCGCTGTTCGTAGAACGCGGCCTTTCCTACGGCAACTGTAGCCGACGAGGCGGACGCAACTTTGAGAGCCAATTCCAAGGTGGCGGACTCGAGGTCGGCGCCGGCGACGACGTCGGAGACGAGACCGAACTTCAGCGCATCCTCAGCGGTCACGAAATCACCGGTCAGCAGCATCCGCATCGCCTGCTTAGCCGGCACCGCACGGGAGAGCGCCACCATCGGAGTCGAACAGAACAGACCGATCTTCACTCCCGGAGTTGCGAATCTGGCCGACTCGGCGGCAACGGCCAGATCGCAGGTCGCCACCAGCTGGCAGCCGGCCGCCGTGGCCACTCCCTGCACCTGCGCGATGACCGGCTGCGGGATGGTCTGGATGAGCTGCATCAGTCGGGCACAGGCATCGAACGTAACCTGCTGCGTCTCATGGTCGGCCCCGCGGATCTCGGTGAGGTCATGACCGGAGCTGAACACATGGCCGGCGGTCGACAAGATGACCGCGCGGACATCGGTGCGGTCGGCCACCTCGTTGAGGGTGTCGATGAGGTCTTCCATGACCGTCAGCGACAGCGCGTTGCGCGTGGACGGCCGATTGATCGTCACGGACGCGACCCCGCCGTCGAGCTGCGCGAATACAATTGATTCCGACATAGCCTCATTCTGCCAAAGGTCACCGGGCCCGGCGCGGAATCTGCGCCGACATTTTCCGCCCGCCTCCGGACACATCCGCCCCAGTGGGAGCGGTTCGGAAGGACTGGCATGACCACACTGCTGATGATCATCGGATTCGGAGCCGCCACCTCGGTGGTGGTCGGACGCAAGAGACGCGAGGAGGATCCGGATGCCGCGCCTTTGAGCGTTCGCGATGCGACTCTGATGACCTGGGGCGGGATGCGCGGTCTGGCCACCGTTGCCCTGGCTCTGTCGATCCCGGCCACGACGAGCGCAGGCGCTCCGTTCCCCGGCCGGTCCTATATCGTCGTTGCGGTTGCGGTGGCCCTGCTGGTCACACTGGTGCTGGCGGGCTTGAGCTTTCCGACGGTCGTCGCCGTCCTCGGCATCGACGACGAAGCGGAGAAGGAGCATCAGGCGACGAGGGACATCGCCCTGCGCGCCTATAAGGCCGCGATGCGCGAGGTCAAGAACGATGACACCCTGCCCGACGACGTCATCGAACCGCTGCGGGCCAGGTTCAAGGTCCTCCATGATCAGCTCAGCGGAACCACCGACGACCAGGCAAGTTCGGAACAGGCGATGGCGTTCAAGGAGCACCGGGAGCAGATGATGCAGGTGCAGAAGAAGGCCATGCAGTCTGCGCGTGCCGCGGTGCTCAAGGCCCGGCGCGAACGCGGCACCGATCCGGAGATCGCCGACCGCGTGCTCCACCGCTTCGACCTCCAGTCAGTCATCACGCGGTAGGGGCTGGTCGGTCCCGACCGGACGGGATTCCGGGCCGGTCCCGGTGGGGCAGGGGCACACATCCGGGCGGGATACTTCGACGAAGATTCCTCTGGAAATTCAAAGTTGAGCGGAATAGACTCAACTTTGTCGATGTTGTTCTTGGTGAGAGTTCAAATCAGCCCAGAATCTTAAGAAGGAGATGCGCAGATGGACGCACAGATGACAACCAAATCCCGGGAGGCGCTGCAGACTGCGGTCAACGACGTCGTCGCCCGGCACAACAACCAGATCGAACCGGCCCACCTCGTGGCCGCGCTGCTCAAGCAGCCCGACTCCCTGGCCTCGGCCCTGCTGACGAAGGTCGGCGCCAACCCGCAGTCGGTGCTCACCGCGATTGAAGCAGTGATCGGCGGGTTCCCCACGGTCAGCGGAGCCTCGGTCAGCCAGCCGGGCCTGTCCCGCGCCGGACTCGAG encodes:
- the pheA gene encoding prephenate dehydratase; this translates as MSLNRFAYLGPEATFTEAALLSFLDSRNLRADASTHPMRNAPSALDSVLEGDCDAAVVPIENSLEGGVPATIDALTENGRLQIIAEVVVPVRFVLAVKPGTTKEEISSFGSHPHGEAQVRAFMNEHFPEAVYLPTSSTAAAARDLANDAGDHMAAVCPALAAQRYGLEVVAEDIGDRKDAVTRFVVVTRPGPLPTPTGADKTTIVAALRSDRAGSLLELLEQFSSRGINMSRIESRPTGDGLGLYQFSIDLLGHIHEARMAEALQGVHRAALTLHFLGSYPSSDGAVVPIDPTTTDESFAAAADWLESTLGA
- a CDS encoding FAD-binding dehydrogenase gives rise to the protein MSSFGSTDPSPTADDRGGSSAVGDLSAPGRPSPDAIIVGAGLAGLVAAHELTQAGKRVLILDQENRANLGGQAFWSLGGLFLIDSPEQRRLRIHDSLELAKDDWATSAGFDRDEDHWPRKWAEAYLEFAAGEKREYLRDLGLKLTPIVGWAERGGSGAGEHGNSVPRFHLTWGTGPEVVRVFREPVESAEAAGLVEFAFGHRVDELITEGGAVVGVRGRTLALSHTARGVESNREEVADFDLRAPAVIVTTGGIGHNFELMRKYWPTDRLGEFPDTMLAGVPAHVDGRMLQIAEDAGASLINRDRIWAYTEGIENWNPIWPGHGIRIIPGPSSLWFDAEGNRFPAPNYPGFDTNRTMRTILDTGHDYSWFVLNESIIRKEFALSGSEQNPDLTEKDIRITLDRVRSSDAPGPIEAFKKYGSDFVVAETTEELVAGMNERSRGPVIDHDHIVEQIRQRDRQTEHGFSKDAQVQAIHNARSYLGDKIVRAVKPHKILDPAHGPLIAVRLSLLSRKTLGGLETNLDGQVLAGSGPAALGGPGGGDNAGGPGAEDSNTPIPGLYAAGEVTGFGGGGMHGYNALEGTFLGGCIFSGMRAGRAAAKQGRAAATQVSLEATPGHPQTASAPNDGEHT
- a CDS encoding SDR family oxidoreductase; the encoded protein is MTTTAQADLTILVTGGTSGIGRALAEALAAKRCTVLTTSRNPDRLAPAERIPGVRYLQLDLADPDGPDALAEELEDLGLLDDIDVLINNAGESQSGPFEELPAEAIERLFRTNVFGPVRLSQLVLPGMRARRRGRIIMVGSMLGSFPLAHRSSYSAAKAALRTFATAARQELSPFGVWVSTVEPGSIATGIGLRRTKYLEEGSPYTDDVTTMLEHLDANERGGIPAEKVAATIVDAMVAPRPREFYAVGSRAPLPFLLKRALPRELLSKIVAAQHGLKR
- a CDS encoding NAD-dependent epimerase/dehydratase family protein — protein: MAVIVTGASGFIGGAIARALAERDETVYALCRRDPEIPGVNFQHWDITEPASASVTSLAKNVTAVFHCAGIASVSADDDALYDVKVTGTRNVLDAFPTARIVHVSSTTVYSESEPHAELWEEAGPKDPNDFADAYSRTHALAEQLVMRLRPDAAILRPAAVYGPGETMLMPLLSRMSKKGVLRLPGGGRQKITLTHVGNVVRAALACLDVPSAAGPFNIGDPIPYRLKEAVVTHFARMGYDQVVIEGVAKDKALVSAKLGLKIKGVFKRGDRAKLFLVRYLQSDRTYNLSRQQRVLGISTTQHLIPSRLQ
- a CDS encoding enoyl-CoA hydratase; the encoded protein is MSESIVFAQLDGGVASVTINRPSTRNALSLTVMEDLIDTLNEVADRTDVRAVILSTAGHVFSSGHDLTEIRGADHETQQVTFDACARLMQLIQTIPQPVIAQVQGVATAAGCQLVATCDLAVAAESARFATPGVKIGLFCSTPMVALSRAVPAKQAMRMLLTGDFVTAEDALKFGLVSDVVAGADLESATLELALKVASASSATVAVGKAAFYEQRELPVADAYARMSQVMADNAVAADAQEGIDAFLTKREPQWQHRR
- a CDS encoding cation:proton antiporter family protein; translated protein: MTTLLMIIGFGAATSVVVGRKRREEDPDAAPLSVRDATLMTWGGMRGLATVALALSIPATTSAGAPFPGRSYIVVAVAVALLVTLVLAGLSFPTVVAVLGIDDEAEKEHQATRDIALRAYKAAMREVKNDDTLPDDVIEPLRARFKVLHDQLSGTTDDQASSEQAMAFKEHREQMMQVQKKAMQSARAAVLKARRERGTDPEIADRVLHRFDLQSVITR